The proteins below are encoded in one region of Ornithinimicrobium avium:
- a CDS encoding (deoxy)nucleoside triphosphate pyrophosphohydrolase — translation MTSSTDRVRVAAVALVDDLSRPTRVLAARRSAPPALAGGWEFPGGKVEPGESPAQAAVRETLEELGVRVRLGERVGGAWPLGGTAEMLLWWAEPLPGEPAPSPVQDHDELRWLGAATLDDVPWLVHDLPVVDHLRPLLADGPQGRS, via the coding sequence ATGACGTCCAGCACCGACCGCGTCCGGGTCGCCGCCGTGGCGCTCGTCGACGACCTGTCCCGGCCGACGCGGGTGCTCGCCGCCCGGCGCAGCGCCCCGCCGGCCCTCGCGGGCGGCTGGGAGTTCCCCGGCGGCAAGGTGGAGCCGGGCGAGAGCCCGGCGCAGGCCGCCGTGCGCGAGACGCTCGAGGAGCTCGGCGTGCGGGTGCGGCTGGGGGAGCGGGTCGGCGGCGCCTGGCCGCTGGGCGGGACCGCCGAGATGCTGCTGTGGTGGGCCGAGCCGTTGCCGGGGGAGCCTGCTCCGTCGCCGGTCCAGGACCACGACGAGCTGCGCTGGCTGGGCGCGGCCACGCTCGACGACGTGCCCTGGTTGGTCCACGACCTGCCGGTCGTGGACCACCTGCGGCCGCTGCTGGCGGACGGCCCGCAGGGCCGGTCCTGA
- the typA gene encoding translational GTPase TypA, with the protein MPHTENGSAEHVPTGRALRADIRNVAIVAHVDHGKTTLVDAMLTQGGAFAGHQKEGTEVERVMDSGDLEREKGITILAKNTAIHYAGSHAPVGGMTINIIDTPGHADFGGEVERGLSMVDGVVLLVDASEGPLPQTRFVLRKALAAQLPVVLCINKVDRPDSRISEVVDEVYALFMDLLDDHDPELVDRALGFPVVYASAKAGRATLTAPGDGELPDSPDLEPLFRTILDTVPAPAYTEGAPLQAHVTNLDSSPFLGRLALCRVHEGTIRKGQQVAWCRHDGSVERVKITELLLTEGLERKPAEHAGPGDIIAIAGIPEITIGETLADLENPVPLPLITVDEPAISMTIGTNTSPLAGRTKGAKLTARLVKDRLDKELVGNVSLRVLPTERPDAWEVQGRGELALAILVEQMRREGFELTVGKPQVVIKVVDGSVHEPVERLTIDTPEEHLGTITQLMAARKGRMEQMTNHGSGWVRMEYVVPSRGLIGFRTEFLTETRGTGIANHVFDGYAPWFGEIRTRQSGSLVADRTGVATTYAMFNLQERGSLFVEPTTEVYQGMVVGENSRADDMDVNITKERKLTNVRSATSEVLERLIPPRRLSLEQSLEFCREDECVEVTPEAVRVRKVVLDAALRARSAARARNHP; encoded by the coding sequence ATGCCTCATACCGAGAACGGCTCCGCCGAGCACGTCCCCACGGGACGCGCGCTGCGGGCCGACATCCGTAACGTCGCGATCGTCGCCCACGTCGACCACGGCAAGACCACCCTCGTCGACGCCATGCTCACCCAGGGCGGTGCCTTCGCCGGCCACCAGAAGGAGGGGACCGAGGTCGAGCGGGTCATGGACTCCGGCGACCTGGAGCGGGAGAAGGGCATCACCATCCTGGCCAAGAACACGGCCATCCACTACGCCGGGTCCCACGCGCCCGTGGGCGGGATGACGATCAACATCATCGACACCCCCGGCCACGCCGACTTCGGCGGCGAGGTCGAGCGCGGGTTGTCGATGGTGGACGGCGTCGTGCTGCTCGTCGACGCCTCCGAGGGGCCCCTGCCGCAGACCCGCTTCGTGCTGCGCAAGGCTCTCGCCGCCCAGCTGCCCGTCGTGCTGTGCATCAACAAGGTGGACCGGCCCGACAGTCGGATCAGCGAGGTCGTGGACGAGGTCTACGCGCTCTTCATGGACCTGCTCGACGACCACGACCCGGAGCTGGTCGACCGGGCCCTGGGGTTCCCCGTCGTCTACGCCTCCGCCAAGGCGGGCCGCGCCACGCTCACCGCCCCGGGCGACGGCGAGCTGCCCGACAGCCCCGACCTGGAGCCGCTCTTCCGGACCATCCTGGACACGGTGCCCGCCCCGGCCTACACCGAGGGCGCGCCGTTGCAGGCGCACGTGACCAACCTCGACTCCAGCCCGTTCCTGGGCCGGCTCGCCCTGTGCCGCGTCCACGAGGGCACCATCCGCAAGGGGCAGCAGGTGGCCTGGTGCCGCCACGACGGGTCCGTGGAGCGGGTGAAGATCACCGAGCTGCTGCTCACCGAGGGCCTGGAGCGCAAGCCGGCCGAGCACGCCGGCCCCGGCGACATCATCGCGATCGCCGGCATCCCCGAGATCACCATCGGCGAGACGCTCGCCGACCTGGAGAACCCGGTCCCGCTGCCGCTGATCACCGTGGACGAGCCGGCGATCTCGATGACGATCGGCACCAACACCAGCCCGCTCGCCGGTCGCACCAAGGGCGCCAAGCTCACCGCGCGCCTGGTCAAGGACCGGCTCGACAAGGAGCTCGTGGGCAACGTGTCGCTGCGGGTCCTGCCGACGGAGCGTCCGGACGCCTGGGAGGTCCAGGGCCGCGGGGAGCTCGCCCTGGCCATCCTCGTGGAGCAGATGCGCCGGGAGGGCTTCGAGCTCACCGTCGGCAAGCCGCAGGTGGTCATCAAGGTCGTGGACGGGTCGGTGCACGAGCCGGTCGAGCGGCTCACCATCGACACCCCCGAGGAGCACCTCGGCACGATCACCCAGCTCATGGCGGCCCGCAAGGGGCGCATGGAGCAGATGACCAACCACGGCAGCGGCTGGGTCCGGATGGAGTACGTCGTGCCCTCCCGCGGACTCATCGGCTTCCGCACCGAGTTCCTCACCGAGACGCGCGGCACCGGCATCGCCAACCACGTCTTCGACGGCTACGCGCCGTGGTTCGGGGAGATCCGCACCCGGCAGTCCGGCTCGCTCGTCGCCGACCGCACCGGCGTGGCGACCACCTACGCGATGTTCAACCTCCAGGAGCGCGGCTCGCTGTTCGTCGAGCCCACGACGGAGGTCTACCAGGGCATGGTCGTGGGCGAGAACTCCCGGGCCGACGACATGGACGTCAACATCACCAAGGAGCGCAAGCTCACCAACGTGCGCTCGGCGACCTCCGAGGTCCTGGAACGGCTCATCCCGCCGCGCCGCCTCTCCCTGGAGCAGTCCCTGGAGTTCTGCCGCGAGGACGAGTGCGTCGAGGTGACCCCCGAGGCCGTGCGGGTGCGCAAGGTGGTGCTGGACGCCGCGCTGCGCGCCCGCAGCGCGGCCCGGGCCAGGAACCACCCGTGA
- a CDS encoding PIG-L family deacetylase: MTGPARPDLRDGLPEDLGRPLRVVAVHAHPDDETLATGLALAHHAAAGDEVHVVTATLGEEGEVITPALAHLEGSEELGPHRRGEIGRATAALGVTHHWLGGDPPRWRDSGMEGSAAAAHPRAFAAAPVGQAAEVLAALLRDIGPDVVLTYDPEGGYRHPDHVQTHRVTVAALAALPQQDRPRLYVALTPRSWAEEDRAWLAAHVPAGVTSPAGGVAVVPGPRTPYPPSVVEDDCVTHAVVDADALVRQVAALREHPTQVTLHEGWYTLSNDIAARLPGREGYAHWEVETP; encoded by the coding sequence GTGACCGGGCCGGCCCGCCCCGACCTGCGCGACGGCCTACCCGAGGACCTCGGGCGCCCGCTGCGGGTGGTGGCGGTGCACGCGCACCCCGACGACGAGACGCTCGCGACCGGGCTGGCGCTGGCGCACCACGCCGCGGCCGGCGACGAGGTGCACGTCGTCACCGCCACGCTCGGCGAGGAGGGCGAGGTCATCACGCCCGCGCTGGCGCACCTGGAGGGCAGCGAGGAGCTCGGCCCGCACCGGCGCGGCGAGATCGGGCGCGCCACGGCCGCGCTCGGCGTCACGCACCACTGGCTGGGCGGCGACCCGCCCCGCTGGCGCGACTCCGGTATGGAGGGCTCCGCCGCCGCCGCGCACCCGCGCGCCTTCGCGGCGGCCCCGGTCGGGCAGGCCGCGGAGGTGCTGGCCGCGCTGCTGCGCGACATCGGGCCCGACGTCGTCCTCACCTACGACCCCGAGGGCGGCTACCGCCACCCGGACCACGTCCAGACCCACCGGGTCACCGTGGCCGCGCTCGCCGCGCTGCCGCAGCAGGACCGTCCACGGCTCTACGTCGCGCTCACCCCACGGTCGTGGGCGGAGGAGGACCGGGCGTGGCTGGCCGCCCACGTGCCGGCCGGCGTGACCAGCCCCGCGGGTGGCGTGGCCGTCGTGCCCGGGCCGCGGACGCCATACCCTCCGTCGGTCGTCGAGGACGATTGCGTGACCCATGCGGTCGTGGACGCGGACGCGCTGGTGCGCCAGGTCGCCGCGCTGCGCGAGCACCCCACCCAGGTCACGCTCCACGAGGGGTGGTACACCCTGAGCAACGACATCGCCGCCCGGCTGCCCGGCCGGGAGGGCTACGCGCACTGGGAGGTCGAGACGCCCTGA
- a CDS encoding flavin reductase family protein produces the protein MDTDLYRRAMGRFATGVTVVTSRHRGHDVALTVASMTSVSLDPLLLMVSLHDEARVLEGIEAGEPWGVSVLPASHRGLATWLGEPGRPLHNQLARVSHRRGEVVDVALIDDALAAFECRTFAVHPGGDHAVVLGEVVAVHASPTDAPALVHYRGALGELR, from the coding sequence GTGGACACCGACCTCTACCGCCGCGCGATGGGGCGGTTCGCCACCGGCGTGACCGTGGTGACCTCCCGGCACCGGGGGCACGACGTCGCGCTCACCGTGGCCTCGATGACCAGCGTGTCCCTCGACCCGCTGCTGCTCATGGTGAGCCTGCACGACGAGGCGAGGGTGCTCGAGGGGATCGAGGCCGGGGAGCCCTGGGGCGTCTCGGTGCTTCCGGCCAGCCACCGGGGTCTGGCCACCTGGCTGGGCGAGCCCGGGCGTCCGCTGCACAACCAGCTGGCGCGGGTGAGCCACCGTCGCGGCGAGGTCGTCGACGTGGCGCTCATCGACGACGCGCTGGCAGCCTTCGAGTGCCGGACCTTCGCGGTCCACCCGGGCGGGGACCATGCGGTCGTGCTCGGCGAGGTCGTCGCCGTGCACGCGTCGCCGACGGATGCACCGGCGCTCGTCCACTACCGTGGGGCGCTGGGCGAGCTGCGCTGA
- a CDS encoding VanW family protein, which translates to MSDRDTLDPGLREERSTPGREWRAVVLRVLAAVLVLGGAYVAAALYFQDRPPAGMSVDGIEIGSMTREQAHAHLERELADRLEEPVTVTLVPDGGGSAGSAGEPAQISLVPAGSGLSFDIEQTLDGATGRSFDPRVLWAHVSGQGQELDLVGAVDEQALDAALQSAAKDYDEDAVEGKVSLGEDGEDGVSVEDPRPGRRLDVPATAAAVEAAWPASTQVEGTAALVRAKLSAKDLERFRTEEVEPALAAPVKVTAVRGKGDGAKRATAEIAPRELAELLTVRRGQDDALSLELDQEALLARVRQDLGQLERGPRDATVRLAGSDVEVVPARAGTALVEDGLTEKISAALSATGKERTVRAELRAVEPAIPTSVSQGWSFTQMASFTSQFPTGAANAERTANLHAGVEHLDGTVVMPGQQFSLGAALGDISEAGGYHEAPIIVEGRLVMGIGGGLSQISTVVFNTSWLAGVQLDAHTPHSYYIPRYPAGREATLALPGLDNLWTNDTDNPVVLRAWISGDVIHMVFLGDRQYTVTTLDSERYDRTQGERVEDDSAECVPQHASDGFTIVSTRILSQGGTEVSRDSFTTVYQPADEIVCTNPQAGY; encoded by the coding sequence ATGAGCGACCGGGACACGCTCGACCCCGGCCTGCGCGAGGAGCGCAGCACCCCCGGCAGGGAGTGGCGCGCCGTCGTGCTCCGGGTCCTCGCGGCGGTCCTCGTGCTCGGTGGCGCCTACGTGGCGGCCGCGCTCTACTTCCAGGACCGCCCGCCGGCCGGGATGAGCGTGGACGGCATCGAGATCGGCTCGATGACCCGCGAGCAGGCGCACGCCCACCTGGAGCGGGAGCTGGCCGACCGGCTGGAGGAGCCGGTGACGGTCACCCTCGTGCCGGACGGGGGCGGGTCGGCCGGGTCGGCGGGGGAACCCGCGCAGATCAGCCTGGTGCCCGCCGGGTCGGGGCTGTCCTTCGACATCGAGCAGACCCTGGACGGGGCGACCGGCCGCAGCTTCGACCCGCGCGTGCTGTGGGCGCACGTCTCGGGCCAGGGCCAGGAGCTGGACCTGGTCGGTGCCGTGGACGAGCAGGCCCTCGACGCCGCGCTGCAGTCGGCGGCCAAGGACTACGACGAGGACGCCGTCGAGGGGAAGGTGTCGCTCGGCGAGGACGGCGAGGACGGCGTGTCCGTCGAGGACCCGCGGCCCGGGCGCCGGCTGGACGTGCCGGCCACCGCGGCCGCGGTCGAGGCGGCGTGGCCGGCGAGCACCCAGGTCGAGGGGACGGCCGCCCTGGTGCGGGCGAAGCTGTCGGCGAAGGACCTCGAGCGGTTCCGCACCGAGGAGGTGGAGCCGGCCCTGGCCGCGCCGGTGAAGGTGACCGCCGTCCGCGGGAAGGGCGACGGGGCGAAGCGCGCGACGGCCGAGATCGCCCCCCGCGAGCTGGCGGAGCTGCTGACGGTGCGGCGCGGACAGGACGACGCCCTCTCCCTCGAGCTGGACCAGGAGGCCCTCCTGGCCCGCGTCCGTCAGGATCTCGGACAGCTCGAGCGCGGTCCGAGGGACGCCACCGTGCGGCTGGCGGGGTCCGACGTCGAGGTCGTGCCGGCCCGGGCCGGGACGGCGCTGGTCGAGGACGGGCTGACCGAGAAGATCAGCGCGGCGCTGTCGGCGACCGGCAAGGAGCGGACCGTCCGGGCCGAGCTGCGCGCGGTGGAGCCGGCCATCCCGACCTCGGTCTCGCAGGGCTGGTCCTTCACCCAGATGGCGAGCTTCACCTCTCAGTTCCCCACCGGGGCGGCCAACGCCGAGCGCACCGCCAACCTGCACGCCGGGGTGGAGCATCTCGACGGCACGGTCGTCATGCCGGGCCAGCAGTTCAGCCTGGGCGCGGCGCTCGGTGACATCAGCGAGGCGGGCGGCTACCACGAGGCGCCGATCATCGTCGAGGGCCGTCTCGTCATGGGCATCGGCGGCGGGCTGTCGCAGATCTCCACCGTGGTGTTCAACACCTCCTGGCTGGCCGGCGTGCAGCTGGACGCGCACACGCCGCACTCCTACTACATCCCTCGTTACCCGGCCGGGCGGGAGGCGACGCTGGCCCTCCCGGGGCTGGACAACCTGTGGACCAACGACACCGACAACCCCGTCGTGCTCCGGGCCTGGATCAGCGGGGACGTCATCCACATGGTCTTCCTCGGCGACCGTCAGTACACGGTGACGACCCTCGACAGCGAGCGCTACGACCGCACCCAGGGTGAGCGGGTCGAGGACGACAGCGCGGAGTGCGTGCCGCAGCATGCCTCGGACGGCTTCACGATCGTCAGCACGCGCATCCTGTCCCAGGGCGGGACGGAGGTGAGCCGCGACTCGTTCACGACCGTCTACCAGCCGGCCGACGAGATCGTGTGCACCAACCCGCAGGCCGGTTACTGA
- the fdxA gene encoding ferredoxin has translation MTYVIAQPCVDLKDKSCIEECPVDCIYEGERSLYIHPDECVDCGACEPVCPVEAIYYEDDVPQEWADYYKANVEFFDDLGSPGGAAKTGVIPKDHPLVAALPPQSHDE, from the coding sequence ATGACGTATGTGATCGCGCAGCCGTGCGTTGACCTCAAGGACAAGTCCTGCATCGAGGAGTGCCCGGTCGACTGCATCTACGAGGGCGAACGCTCGCTCTACATCCATCCGGACGAGTGCGTGGACTGCGGTGCCTGCGAGCCCGTGTGCCCGGTGGAGGCGATCTACTACGAGGACGACGTCCCGCAGGAGTGGGCGGACTACTACAAGGCCAACGTGGAGTTCTTCGACGACCTCGGCAGCCCCGGCGGCGCCGCGAAGACGGGCGTGATCCCCAAGGACCACCCGCTCGTCGCCGCGCTGCCCCCGCAGTCGCACGACGAGTGA